The Drosophila innubila isolate TH190305 chromosome 2R unlocalized genomic scaffold, UK_Dinn_1.0 1_C_2R, whole genome shotgun sequence DNA window TGCTTGCTGTGCCAAACAATCTCACAAAATCATCATCCGCACGCTGGGAGACCAATATGAGAATAACTGCAAAGACAGGACATCTTTGTTATTCTTACTCAAACTGTTTTCCCCTTTTTCTACTACGCTACACTTACACAAAAAGAACACATAGGACGAGGCATGTATGAGAAATTTCATAAACGGTTTTCTCATCAATTGACCCGTCCGACAGTTTGGCGCAAACATGTAAATGAAACAGTAGAGTGGAAATAGCATCGCCACCTGAGCAATGCAAATGAATCTGTCCACGATGCCTTTACGCCTGAATCCTGGCAGTCCTTCATACCAAATTGACGACAGCAGCTGTTGAATATTCGAATGGGCCACAAACTGAAAGCCAATATAATAGAGAAGTCAAATTAAACATTCTGATTCATTCGTATTCAAAACTGAAAGGACTTTGCCTATGAATTTCGTTTaacataagaaaatatttcttattttccatataaatatggaaaatattaaatttagtatCGTTCGTCACAGAactggatatcagaaattttgaggCTTGAGAAGGCCTACGTCCAAATACTTTGACCTGAGGTAGATGTTGCTTTATTACATAAGaatagataatattttatgtcaatttcacttttaattgaatCCAAAGTGCcccaaatataatttatttttcttgtagaGCATAAactcttaatttatattttaaaaaccctcttaaaataattgtattctgttgtaaaataaatacgtCTTTAATATGTTTTGCTCAGCTTGAAATTGTGCTCAAAAATGCagtgaaaattaattgtaaatttattaaaatgtgcaTAAAATGGCGGCATAATGGCGAAAGGAATTTAGTATCGTTTGTCACAATATTGGATATCACAAATTTTGAGGATGCCTGCGTCATGTTGCTTTATTACAGAAGATAggataatatttaatgttgttgatattgatttattaaaaaaattaacaaacattttattaaacttctGTTTTTCatggatatttaaaaaaaattgactcaAGTTTCCGTTGACTCCCTTTTGAGTTCCTCTTCCCTGTTCATACTCACCGTCTTCTGCTTATAGGATATAGCCTGGACCAGTCGCGTCAAACTCATGCGATCTCCAGGCTCATAGCTAGATATGGTTGGATCGTAGTTCAAGATGATGGCCAGCTCATTGGAGGAGCGTGTTTGATCCAACAGGGAACAGGCAAACTTTTGGCATTGACGCCTCAATTCCATATACTCGGACTTGCATTCCTGCTCGGTCAATGCCAGATTGCGCAGATCCCAGGACAATTGAAAGGCCGTCAGTATGGGATCATTGGAGGTGAGGCAAATGAGCGAAGGACTGCAGAGAGCACGATAGATATTCACACGCGAGAGCGAATGCCGCAGCGAATCCTCGCCCATGAGACGGACGCACTCATCACAGCCGCAGCTAAGAAGGATTTATAGAAGGAGATAAgtttaaattatcaaattgcGGCCACTCACCGTATGTCATGGGGCACGGGAACTGCGGCGCCACGATCCAAAAGTATGCGCAGTATCTCAAAGTTGTTCTTGTGCGCCGCCAGCATCAACGGAGTCACATCCGGCGCAAACATGGCCGTGTTGATGTCCACGGTCTGCCAGCTCTGCATGATAAGATTCAGTTAAGGTTAAGTCTGGCTAAAACCGCTTCGGGAGTCTATCAACCAGGAGTCCTCGTTTTAAGTCTAAATGATACGAGTATTTTCGATGGCGTCAAGCGTTTTATTGCATATGCGTTACAATTGTAATTTTCACGCTTCAATTGCGTCCAATGGCTGCCTAATGAAGCGTGCTCATGTGCATAAATATGAGGCAGCCACCGGAGGCGCCACCAGCTCATACAACTTTATTTGCCAACAGAAGAAAACGACAATATGCGAAGTGACAAAGTTAGAATACCCTAAGAAATAGCACacttaaaataatgaatatatgtatagataaaGATACGGCAAGTTTCATTAGGAACTGTTAGAATCGCAAATTTTAACACAATAAGTCTTTCTGgacttacaaatttttaattaatttttcacttttacttttaaaatggtatattattaaaaaatttaattctaagccttgaaaaattatatgtttagtattttaaataaatttgtttccagtttaacatataaatttgtacattattttaagtttacttTTACCAGtggacattaaaaaaatttatatttattactagtaaatgaataaaaataacaattgtatattatttaaatttttctttcttgaCCTTGTTCAGCTATAATcgcagtttttaatataaaatataattaaatatattaagaaacTATACAAATTCTTATTATTCATTACATGCTACAAAATTTGACTAGAAGACTgcttttagtttaatttaaataagtctatttatttgttaaaaaatgcgTATTCCAACTAAGACATATACTGGCAGAGCTCAGTGTAGGGTATTGTGCAAGTTGTGGAGACGGAAGCGATGTCCGCTTATCGCACACTCCCAATCACTTGAACGTCTGTCATGTACGTGCCTAACGAGGCCACACAAAACTGATTAAAATCGTGTTAGCTTCAGTTTGAGGCTGAACCGAAAGCCAAGCCACTCCAAGTGTGTGCCACAAATTAGTTGAGTGCAACATAAGTACAAATACATAGTGGGAGCTGGATAAATAGTAGGAGATGAAGATGATATTACTCACATAGGGCTCGCCCTCCTTAAAGATGAGCTCCTCATGCTCGAGCAGCAGCTCAACGGCCTCGACAAACTCCGCATTGATGGCATGCAGCAAGGCATCCTTTGTCTCCACACCCATGATAACCAGCAGCTCGACCATCTCCAGATTCTCGTTGTCAATGGCCAGTGTAAGGGCACGACGACCCAATGGATCCATGCAATTGATATTGATGTGCTGCTGCCGCAATGCCTTTTGCAGTATTCTACaacaagacacacacacaaaagtaattaaagtaaaattcacaaaattcttgaacttttggttttcttttcatCGGTGAGAACTGAAACTTCAgcgcaaagtttttaattagttgcaaccaaaaaaaatatcaaagtttGCCAATCAATTGAATGCCTAAATTGAATATAcacattttctaaaaataaatatttttgcaagtCAATAACGTTTTGAAGTAGAGCGCCAAAACTTGTTGTTCAGTGTCAGGCCAGAAAATCTGAGAGTATTTTGCAATACTTTTCGATAAATTAGTGGAAATAACAAAGTCACCTTTGACAAATCAACTGTCATATATTTGGTTCAACTTTCTGACAGCAAATAgtagaaaattcattttacaaTTGTTCGTCAAcataaattgttgtaaaaaattctaacaaaaacgaattatttattgaataaaacgCCGAATAAAACTAACCATttggcaattaaattatttgtaaaccttttccaaatcaattaaaaaaaacaatggaCGCTACTAAGGATCAGGGCTTGGTTATCAAAATGGCACAAAAGAACAAGGGTAAGAAATTGTAAAACCAATAAATGAAGATTTCctttattgtatattgtttAAAGAAACCCAAACAGTTAAACTGGGTGGTGGCAATTGGTTTGCATCGGGTCCACATGGTGCAGTACCTGGTTATACTCGGATGCCGGCATTTTGTCGCATCTCCTGGCAGTTCTATAAGGATCGTGAGGAAGAGCTTTATCGACGCGCCTGCCAACTAAAGGGAATACGTGTGCAGCGCGAGGAGGAGGATGACTCAATTGGTTCAGAGGAGGAGCCAATTAGGGCACATTATCGTTATACCTTAGACGAAATGAAAAGCTATAATCCTTATcgttttatcaatttaaaaatgtaaacaaacgcAAACTATTTCTtaggcaacagcaaaaacaacacgcacaggtacacatacatacaaagaATGATtcagacacagatacaaatacagatacagatacattcacAGATACACAGAAACAAGACCCGCACACCAAGTTGACGAATCTGTTGTGTGTAGTCCCTAGAGACTCTGTgatttttacactttttacTGCTTTCACGTTTTCCAGACATACTGATACAGACAATTGCTTCTACAATTTCATGTTCAAAACAATTAATGATTGTTCATAAatggttattttatttaccaaCCAAACTgtgtacatttaatttatttaattccaattgtgccatttaaaaaatttattaaatatttaactgtaTTTCCCTTTTTGcataaatacacataataTTCAATCGCTTTCAATTGAATCCAAAGTGactcaaatataatttaattttcttgtagaGCATAaactcttaatttttatttttaaaaccctcttaaaataattgttttctgttgtaaaataaatacgtCTTTAATATGTTTTGCTCAGCTTGAAATTGTGCTCAAAAATTCAgtgaaaataattgtaaatttattaaaatgtgcaTAAAATGGCGGCAAAATGTCGAAAGAAACTCGTGCCCGCATATTGCTTATTAAGTGGCATATAAGATATTTTCCCCTCCTACTCCATTCCTCTTCCCGCAGGCAAACAAACAggcagctatgcaaataattgaaaccacccaaagcaaacacacactcacactcacactcacacacacacacacacacacactcacaccacAGAACGCGTGTTGATAGGATTTATGCGTTTCCTGAGCGGGCTACACATATCGCAGCAAGGGGATACGAATGCGGATACGGATACGGACCATCGACACCTGCGTGTCCCTTGACGCaccatttaaaatatcaaaaaaaggGCGCAAATTTGGCAGGGGAAAAAAGCAACGTCATGGTGTGAAACTCACCTGCGAACATTTGGTATATCGCCACGCTCCACAGCCAGCAGAAATTTCTTCTCCTCGAGCAGCAAAGGTTGAGGTAATCCCAGCGGCACACAACAGCCGCCCACAGTTTTAGGCGCGCCACCAGCGGCATTCGTGCCACCGGGTGGCAACTGTGCCacaagccaaacaaaaaaaaaaaaaaacgagtgTCAGTTTGCGCAAATACACGCAGGTggttaacaaataaataaaatgaaaaaaacaaaaaagcggcagcagcaaaataagaaaataaacataaacatataggAAAATTAAGTGCAAAGTGTTGGATGGTTGGCTGGCTGAGCGGTTGTTTTATCTGCACCACTTAAATGGCATGGAAATGAAATGTGCCTTTTGGAGTGTTTGAGCCAAGTGTCGGCAGCAGCTTATACGCATAcaatgcggcgtatgcgtaacttTCAATTcgttgcaaatgcaaaactgGCAGATACTTGTGTTTAAATGTATcttgtttcttgttgtttgtatCTTAGTGTGGTTTATCAACTTGTATTTAATACTTACGCCCATTGGCTGTTTCTTCTTCCGACCCATGTTTATTAGTGTTatatctctgtgtgtgtacgagtgtgtgtgtgtgcaattcACTTAACAAAAAGCTAGTTGTTATTTCATGTGAGTCTGTGTTGTTGGCAAAGTTTTAAAGCTCGCTTAACACTACAGTTCATTTATTGCAACTTCTTTTTGCAGCTGCTTGTCAACGCACAAGCTTaggctacacacacacacacacacattgacatACACCCagccacacatacacacacttaagCACCGAGTTGAAAGCTAAACCAAAAACTCGAAACACTAAGCCCCTGTGAATGCAACTTTGAAGTTATTCGCCTTTTTTGTTGGACACTattatgttttgttgttgctgctgttattgttgttgctgttgtcgtcaccgttgttgttgtcttttgtatatataacaCTCGCATGTGCTCAGTTTGGTTTTTGTCTTGGTTTATGGTTTTCAGGGTTTTGTGGTCAGCGTCTGCTCAAAGTTGCCGCTTAAgctgtttataattttaatttatttttatttcatttcatttcattttttgctgCTCTGTGTGCTAGTTAAGCTCTTTCCATGAGCAAAATATTGTGTGCATTAATTTTCGGCAACTTTAAGCTGCAAGGAAATTAAAGTGAACATTTAATGAGTCATTCGATGATGTGATATTTATCCTAAGGCCACAGCACTGATATCACTTTACACACGTTAAGCAATTAGATTTgtggaatttttttatattcattttttaagattttctcatttaaatattagtaaatattttttattttatcagcactaaaaaaacttcaaatatttgtgcGTTATCTGTTAAAAATACACCAACGtttgtataaatttgtttaaatgtatCAATTTATcttacatttgtattttttgcatattcCATATTTTCGTTAGATTTCATATCACTGTCAGCGCTTAAAAGTAACTAAAAAGGCATTTTGAAAATGCTTGGAAAGCACACACAATaccagaaaaaatttaatttgatttcaatcaGTTGTTtcgtttaaaaatttctaatatttgcatattacaCAGGAAATTCATTCAATaatcttttgttttggttatCTTTCTATATTATTGCAACCAGCTGTAGTtttatcttttgtttattcctcgaaaaataatgaattgaCCTTTGTTTATATAAAGCACACGGCAACCAAGTGTTTGATACCACAAAtagttctaaaaatattaaaaaaaaaaattatgatttaaagCTTTAAGACACACtcttaaaaaacaacttcATGATAAAATAAATCTCACTTCAATCAATTTACTACTTGTTGATTTTTCCAATTGCCGACCAATCAATGTATAAATATTCGCAATagcacaaaaaatttttatttaaatatttgcggTCCTTAAAtgtgctttttgcttttgcaatttaaagtgtttgcAGACTCATAAAAAATGCACATGCATATTTATGCGGAGATTATAAAAAACTGAACTTCCGCCAGAAACAGCAGAGTCAACGCGTTGCATTGTGAACAACAGACAAAAGCCAACAACTGCATTGTTTAATCAAGTTAATAGAATTATAAGTGAGACTCTCGAGCGTTTGTCATTTAACATATTCATACTCTATAAATGATGTGAAGAGGCTTAATACCCTGAGAAAAATGTCGGAGTATTATAGTAATAAACTTGGGAAAGCAGCCGATTTTTGGAtgtctaaatatattttcattttaatctaTATGCgactattaatttttaatgaacttttacataattatattagAGTGGAGGGTATCTGGTCGTACATAATTGATTACCTTACGCTtgctttttatatgttttctgACTGGACAGGAcataaaaaagcaacaataaatttgaatttatctgGAAAAGCAGCCGATAAAAGCTTATAAATGTTATGCTTAcacgtatatgtatatgactTTGTGGTTGGTCATTGAAGGTGGAAGGTTAAGAgttaacatttattgcaaggcTATCAAACTGACTTGCTGAGCAATTAGTAATCAGCAAATATACAACAATGCTAAGGGAGTTTAAgccttatttttattgatcatCAAATGGTTAGGGGGAAAAATATCAACGCGGTTTTCTAGctaataatataattcatattatttcaGGAATTTCAAATACCTGAGTTAgagattttaaaaacatttttttgttgaattgtAGTTTCTGTAATAAGTTTTGTGCTTAACGTTTGACACTTTTGGCACGACACAGGCTTAGTTGGTAGTCAATGCAGTCGAGTAGCTGCCACGACAGTCGAACActcacatacactcacacatattgagctacacacacagatacattcAATGCTCGAGCACAATGACCGGCAGGAATAGCAGCTTTGTTGCCAACTCTTTTAATTCGCTTTCTCTGTATTTCTCTTCAACTCTGTGGCTCTGTCTATGTGGCTACATAATTCACTTGGTTGCATGCACACTTAAGCCACTTACTTCTTGCATTCTGGCACATAAAAACGTGTGCAATTGTTCAGCTTGCCCGCACAATGGACGTCGAAATTTCATGTGGCTtagtgttaaaaaatattgtggtTAACTTTTGTATTGCATACGTTAAGGCGCACACGAGTTTTGTTCGTAATTTATACACATAAACGactacatattttattttatttcattattttattatttatttatttgaatagtGTATTAATACACCGAAGCGTTCCGCTGACCGCACTTTCATACAATGTCCGCTACTTGTGAAATTTGCACGTTTTGCGGCCACATAGAAATATATACCATTTCCCGAGGGCCGAGCGGCGTTCTGGCTAATTTAATTAGACTAAAAcgtcaaatatttgtttgtttgtcggCGTGGCAATACGAGTAGTACGATGCGATACAATAGAACCGCCCCAGACCAGACCAGCCTCGTCCATGTACCTTGAACTCGTCGATGTCTATGTCGATGTCtttgtcgatgtcgatgtctatgtcgatggcgatggcgacaACGATGTCAATGCGTTGATCACCTGTCGCGTCGCCTCGTGTCGCGAGTCGCTTTTCGGGTCGCCGTTTATCAACAAGTTTTAGCCATGTTCTTGACGCTTTAAGGCGATTAGACCAAACGCATGCAAAGTAGGcaacaattcaattacaaCTAATTTCTAGTTTGCTTCTAGTTTCTAGAGTCATAtctaatttgttttcaaaataaattcaaatgccACTTCTATGCGTGTCTATCCAAGACCTTCTAAAgacattgaaatgtttttattttaattttaaatttctagaattttaatttagattttttggtCTATTTTGCTAAAAAGTTTggcaattatttttcaatctttCAGTTAATTATTGTTGCAATTAGGTGAAATTATATAATCATCCAAACCTGTcaaaatatccaaaaataCACCAATTTAACGTTATTTTTGGGTTGGTTCGgatttttaatagatttttactAAATTACTGTTCAAAAGTATACAACTTATttcgaaaacattttttttcttcacatAAACAGAAGTATGCATTGATTATTAGTTAATAATGTCAATTTCTCCAATAGGAATACCAAAGTGATGATGAAATGAGAAAATCTACTGCAGTACAACTCATGCCTGTTTTTCCGACTCACATGAAACAACGGAGCttttagttgaaaatattctaagtaaaattaattaaaagatttttgaacAGATTACGCATGAGATTTTCAAACTAATATTCATAAACAATGGAGTCTGaaataattcaaatgcagTACTAAAGAATTTTTGATTAACAATGCATATTTACCTGAGTGAATGTGagtaaatgtgtgtatgtgcgcgtgtgtgtgagtcggCAGTTGTCTTTTGACTGTCGCATCTAAATTCGGTTAGCAACTCGAGTTGCATCAGTTGTTGAAGAAGGACTTTGCCAAATGCCAGATATGTACGTGCATCAGCAAACCAACaagctaaacaaaattaaatcaaaaatattaaactggATTTTGATGAAAGAGCGAGCAACACAACAGACTAACCCAAGCAGACAACAATCGAGCCAGTCGCATCCTCTCATACTTCTCAGCCTCAACACtgccaaagtcaaacaaacaaatcgcACAGGAGTCGGCATATGAGAAGTGGCTGAAGGCTGAAGGCAGGAGCATAGCAACGCACACATAACAGCACGTAAACTCATTTAAACGCACACACGTGCACACAGACAACGTcaggtggcatgtggcaggtgGCATACAGCAACCGGCATGTGGGTAGCCATGACTGCGTATGTGCCTTTTTCTCAGGCAGCGAATTTCAGCGCAAAATGAATTGACAACAACCACAAGcatacactgacaaaaaaacattgatttttaaaatacgtcaaatacgtacatatatatctgCTGATATATGCCAAAATCATGACAAGTTGAGCAAAAATTCtgatttgtaattatttgacCAATTTTCGTAACTTTGTCAGAACTAAACCAACTTTCAAGCGAAATATCTTTTTGATCacggtttggcctcttaattcattctgcatggattcattaattttgataagcCACTTCTCACTTATCTAGATGGCCTAAAAtgcttaagatttaaaaacatttgtaatctagaatgagtttttttttaaataaataaataaataagttcgTTAAGACAATAATTTTCCCTTTGGATCTTGGTTTGATGCCTcaaattttcttgtaaaaaatcatgccagattggacaacaattttgacttctaaacattttttgatcAGTGTAGGAAGAGCAGAAGCAGCgccaggagcaacagcagtaacaacTCTTCAATGACAATGTGCAACAAGGAGCTGCGCCTGACGCTATGCCTCATTGTGCGCAGCAGGAAATAAGATTTCTGCCAGATAGCAAAATATGCGATGGGTAgccgatgtgtgtgtgtgtgaatgtgtatgtgtgtggcagcCAACTTATAAGCagtctccttctctctctcttatgcAAACAGAAACAGACACTAAGTAGCATAGTTACACGCACTCTcatgcacacatacaagcAGACAGCATAGACAATATGATATATTTCTATAACCTTAGCTGTCCTCCATTTTGTGTGTTGCCTCAAAAAGCGTAAAACGTTTTgtggttgcagctgcagctgcagcttgcTGCTATGTGtggtaaataaaattgcattcaatatttttcttggTTTTGCGTTTTTGATGAGATTTTTTACAAGCTGACTGCAGTTTCTTGCCTTTTGTTTGTCttgcattcaatttattgctgctgcgttgcatttgccataaattgcattgttgttgttgttgtttccccTGCATAATGTTGCATGCACACGTGCATAATTAAGGACATTGATTTACCTGGACTGAGGAGGGCTAAAGATAAGTGTCGAGGTGCATGATGCAGAGCAGCTCATATAATCAAGTCAAAATGTGCTATAAAATCTGTAGAAATATGCTGTGTGATGTTAGTCCTGGATAAGATGCAGATATACGGAAATTTATAGTGAAATATGATCAGTCGATActaataaagtttaaagtttatcaaataataAGCATTGGTTGCACTTGCTGTTAGTATTGCAGAAAGCCCATAAAAATAcatcaatcaaatcaaaaatgaatACATAAGCAATCAAAAGTGCtagaaagttaaaaattaattaaatattttcaccaCGTAACGTAATTTGTTGCTGTACCTGCggaatatttcaatttttacctaaaagtatgcagcactTCTTTGCTGCTGCACAATTtggcattgcatacttttgagcgctgcacaaaatttatttgccgAGTACATTTGCGCTTTTTCATGTACACTCACTCACCTtctctcgctctgtctctttctctctctctctctctctctctctctctctgttgccATTTCAATGCGTTGGCTATGTGGGTGTAGAAGTAACGTCATCAACTGGAACTGGCCATTTGCGTTGGCATGTGCgcaattcataaatatttatttctcgCCTTTGTATACGAATTTCAAGAATCTGTATAGTGCAATGGCATGCCAATTCATCCACTTCAGCGACCTTAAAGAATGCTCAAATTTTATCAATGAATTTCTGGCAGACTTTAAGtttaatctaaataaataaacaaaacttgtttgtttggcATAAATCCGTGTTGGCCGAAAACCCCCTCCCCCCACAACCTCCGCCCCATCAAGCAGCAGTCCTTGcggtaaaataaattttctgcaATTCATgacagcaacaccagcagtTAAGATCAAGAGTATGAAGGAGAAGGAGGGCCACAAGTACGTGCCGAGACACGAAACTTTGACAAAAAGGATTAGAAAGCCGAAGAACGAGCCACGTCCACCCCAACAAAATGCTCAAAGGATTTAAAGggcaatcaaattaaattgtttttgcggTTAGCCGCAAAAGTTCTTTAACATTTCAAAATGTGATAGCATctcaataatttgtatttgcatatatttattttttatacttttatgaTAAATGTTTGCTCAGCTGCTTGACAAAaatgtcaattaaatttatttataagcagCGCAAATCAAGCGAAATGTTTGAGTTTTTGACGCAGCTACAATCCGATCCGATTGAATAGCTCAGAGCTCCTAAAAATACTCACCTGTACATTTGTTTACGTGGCC harbors:
- the LOC117784769 gene encoding uncharacterized protein LOC117784769, whose amino-acid sequence is MDATKDQGLVIKMAQKNKETQTVKLGGGNWFASGPHGAVPGYTRMPAFCRISWQFYKDREEELYRRACQLKGIRVQREEEDDSIGSEEEPIRAHYRYTLDEMKSYNPYRFINLKM